From one Streptomyces sp. CA-210063 genomic stretch:
- a CDS encoding FxLD family lanthipeptide, with product MAQQNPTTTLKAATDYSTNTGSDFDLNIETLASAPVIGSLLNDTSDNCTSTCQSACTNSTCIGG from the coding sequence ATGGCACAGCAGAACCCCACGACAACGCTGAAGGCCGCGACCGACTACAGCACCAACACCGGGTCGGACTTCGACCTCAACATCGAGACCCTCGCCTCCGCCCCGGTCATAGGCTCACTGCTGAACGACACCAGCGACAACTGCACCTCCACCTGCCAGTCCGCCTGCACCAACAGCACCTGCATCGGCGGCTGA